Proteins found in one Carassius auratus strain Wakin unplaced genomic scaffold, ASM336829v1 scaf_tig00014309, whole genome shotgun sequence genomic segment:
- the LOC113074364 gene encoding microfibril-associated glycoprotein 4-like yields the protein MFISFSLRLVQMMVFLVALLPAVLMSECQDLNDCSDMYNSGEKVSGIYSIYPAGDVPVLVYCEMISDWNDEDNGGWTVIQRRMDGSVNFYRPWDQYKRGFGNVEGEYWLGLENMYQLTSNRKYMLRVDLEDFDGSKGFALYSSFSVGPEADGYKLHVSGFKNGGAGDSLAYHNDQKFTTLDKDQDFNDKNCARVYLGAFWYNACHHANPNGVYLWGEDPTFFGIGNVWYSWKNNFAVGMKSITMKIRRVS from the exons AtgttcatctctttctctctgcgtCTTGTACAGATGATGGTGTTTTTGGTGGCTCTTCTACCAGCTGTACTGATGAGTGAATGTCAGGATTTAAATGATTGTTCTGATATGTATAACTCGGGAGAAAAAGTCAGTGGGATCTACTCCATATATCCAGCAGGTGATGTTCCTGTCTTGGTTTATTGTGAGATGATCTCAGATTGGAATGATGAAGACAACGGAGGATGGACG GTGATTCAGAGGAGAATGGACGGCAGTGTGAACTTCTATCGGCCGTGGGATCAGTACAAGAGAGGATTTGGCAATGTGGAGGGAGAATACTGGCTGG GGCTGGAGAACATGTACCAGCTGACAAGCAACAGGAAGTACATGCTGAGAGTGGATCTGGAGGACTTTGATGGAAGCAAAGGTTTTGCTCTGTACTCGTCTTTCTCTGTGGGTCCTGAAGCTGATGGGTATAAACTACATGTTTCAGGATTCAAAAATGGAGGAGCAG GCGACTCTCTGGCATACCATAATGATCAGAAGTTCACCACATTGGACAAGGACCAAGACTTCAATGACAAAAACTGTGCCAGAGTGTATCTCGGGGCATTTTGGTACAATGCATGTCACCATGCAAATCCCAATGGTGTGTACTTATGGGGAGAAGATCCCACCTTTTTTGGCATTGGAAATGTTTGGTACAGCTGGAAGAACAATTTTGCTGTTGGTATGAAATCCATCACTATGAAGATCAGACGTGTTTCTTAG
- the LOC113074353 gene encoding microfibril-associated glycoprotein 4-like — protein MAMKVFAVALLSVLMGFMVSISDGFQPVDCSELYKSGETVSGIYSIYPAGDIPVWVYCEMISGGKDEDNGGWTVIQRRMDGSVNFYRAWNQYKRGFGNVQGEYWLGLENMYQLTRNRNYTLRVDLEDFKANKVFALYSSFSVGPEAAGYKLHVSGFKNGGAGDSLSFHNGQKFTTLDKDQDVRAGNCAKLRLGAFWYKDCLETNPNGVYIRGEDGTHFAIGNVWLKWKKNNVGMKFICMKIRRVS, from the exons ATGGCA ATGAAGGTGTTTGCTGTGGCTCTGCTCTCTGTTTTAATGGGGTTTATGGTGTCCATTTCTGATGGATTCCAACCAGTCGACTGTTCTGAACTTTATAAATCAGGAGAAACAGTTAGTGGGATCTACTCCATCTATCCAGCAGGTGACATTCCTGTCTGGGTTTACTGTGAGATGATCTCAGGTGGGAAAGATGAAGACAACGGAGGATGGACG GTGATTCAGAGGAGAATGGACGGCAGTGTAAATTTCTATCGGGCATGGAATCAGTACAAGAGAGGATTTGGGAATGTGCAGGGAGAATACTGGCTGG GGCTGGAGAACATGTACCAGCTGACACGCAACAGGAACTACACGCTGAGAGTGGATCTAGAGGACTTTAAAGCAAATAAAGTTTTCGCTCTGTACTCCTCTTTCTCTGTGGGTCCTGAAGCTGCTGGATATAAACTGCATGTTTCAGGATTCAAGAATGGAGGAGCAG GCGACTCTTTATCTTTTCATAATGGACAGAAGTTCACCACCTTAGACAAAGACCAAGATGTCCGTGCAGGTAACTGTGCCAAACTTCGTCTCGGGGCATTTTGGTACAAAGACTGTCTGGAGACAAACCCTAACGGTGTGTACATACGGGGTGAAGATGGCACTCATTTCGCTATTGGAAATGTTTGGttaaaatggaagaaaaacaaTGTCGGTATGAAATTCATCTGCATGAAGATCAGACGTGTGTCATAG
- the LOC113074354 gene encoding microfibril-associated glycoprotein 4-like codes for MAMKVFAVALLSVFMGFMVSVSDGLNPVDCSDIYKSGQTISGVYSIYPAGDVPVWVYCGMISVGNNKDKGGWTVIQRRMDGSVNFYRPWNQSKRGFGNVQGEYWLVVEELQKTSATALDE; via the exons ATGGCA ATGAAGGTGTTTGCTGTGGCTCTGCTCTCTGTTTTCATGGGGTTTATGGTGTCTGTTTCTGATGGATTAAATCCGGTCGACTGCTCTGACATCTATAAATCTGGACAAACCATCAGTGGGGTCTACTCCATCTATCCAGCAGGTGACGTTCCTGTCTGGGTTTACTGTGGGATGATCTCAGTTGGAAACAATAAAGACAAAGGAGGATGGACG GTGATTCAGAGGAGAATGGATGGCAGTGTGAACTTCTATCGGCCGTGGAATCAGTCCAAGAGAGGATTTGGGAATGTGCAAGGAGAATACTGGCTGG tggtggaagaaCTACAAaagacttcagccacagctttagatgaa